In the genome of Candidatus Saccharibacteria bacterium oral taxon 488, one region contains:
- a CDS encoding aminoacyl-tRNA hydrolase encodes MKVILALGNPGKKYTYTRHNAGFLVVDQLAAEQGAQFSNKPKFFADIAKLNNIKLASTADAKSLTASPQEKVLLVKPTTYYNEVGVAARALMDFYKLTLDDLLVIHDDTDLDFGKIRIRKGGRDAGSNGLKSLHAHIGSDFWHIRIGTDNLLRRQASTDRFVMMNFNSDELTILKNWAIPTVQTMIHDFLSDHISAISVKL; translated from the coding sequence ATGAAAGTCATTCTGGCCCTTGGCAATCCTGGCAAAAAGTATACTTACACGCGGCATAATGCTGGCTTTTTGGTGGTTGACCAGTTGGCGGCGGAGCAGGGTGCACAATTTAGCAATAAGCCCAAATTCTTTGCGGATATTGCTAAGCTAAATAATATCAAGCTAGCCTCAACTGCTGACGCAAAGTCGTTAACCGCTAGTCCGCAGGAAAAAGTTCTCTTGGTCAAACCAACGACGTACTATAACGAAGTCGGCGTTGCCGCGCGGGCGCTCATGGATTTTTATAAATTGACGCTGGATGATTTACTGGTTATTCATGACGACACTGACCTTGATTTTGGTAAAATCCGTATCCGTAAAGGCGGCCGCGACGCTGGCAGCAACGGCTTAAAATCGCTTCATGCTCACATTGGTTCTGACTTTTGGCATATTCGTATCGGTACAGACAATCTACTGCGGCGGCAAGCCTCAACCGACCGTTTTGTTATGATGAATTTTAATAGCGATGAATTAACTATTTTGAAAAATTGGGCCATCCCAACGGTGCAAACAATGATTCATGACTTTTTATCCGATCACATTTCAGCCATAAGCGTCAAATTATAA